The Meriones unguiculatus strain TT.TT164.6M chromosome 3, Bangor_MerUng_6.1, whole genome shotgun sequence genomic sequence GTCAGCCAAACGTTGCCCTTTATACCTAGACTGCAGTGGCACGGGGAACTGTGCCCACGCCAATGCCGAACACCAGACAAAGTCTCACTTTGTTCCAGGCTGTTCATCCAGCCCGGCGACACCCCTATCAACCAGTCACCACCACTTTGCACACAGACTTGGAAGAGGAGTTAACCTTGACCTAGTCACATGCTGGAGGCAACCGAAGCCAAGCAAGCCTGGAGCCTGTGTTCTTTCCCGTTTCCCGGTGCAGGAGACCCAATCCTCACATACAATCTACCCCCATGCTGCCCTGCTGTGTCATGGTACCTTCTCTGAAGCCAGGGCTGGAGAAGGCCCTAAAGCACCTACTGAGCCAGCCACCTTTAAGAAACTGTGCTTAAATCTGCCATTTGTGTCCAAATACGCTTTATTGTGTTCAAATTTTAGAAAACTTTGCTCATACACATTCGGTTCTTTCCAGTTACTTGCTCGTTCCCCACTCTGCAAATATGAGCTCTCCTCAAAACGAGGCCCTCTTTGTCCCTTCCAGGCCCTTTCACACACATGCGCGGCCCCCGATCCAGGCCCGCTGTAGAGAGAGCTgacatttttttccccaggaGAATGAAAGCAAAGTAAGTCATAAAGAACCACAtgatataacataaaataaaaataaagtgccACATGAGAATAACTGAGACATTACTGAAATTTGGCAACTGTAGAGCAAACGAGATGAAACCTATCGCTTTCTTAACCGGATGGAAATTTGCAGTtttatcgttttttttttttaagagagctTTTTTTCTGATCTCTGTTTTGGAAATGCTCCTTGAAATCTCAAAGACACACGCTCAACGTCTCTTCAGAGCGCCCCCTCACCAGGCCTGTCCTTCCCCCACGCACTCTTACGTAAGCACTGAAGCAAACAGGTAACACACAATGACTCGATTCCAGGCGCTCTTTTCATCTACTTGCAGGGAGGGCTGCTGGATGACACAAGAGTGTAACAGGAGCCCAAGGGCTCTGCTGCCGGGTCCACCAGGCCAGTCACCCATAGGCACCACTGTATCCACTGAACACAGCGACAGAGTCGGAGACCTTCATCCCGTGGATGCCAAAAGCAGGTTCGAATTCAGCTGGGATCACTTGGGCTGGAGTGGTCTTCTCAAGccagctttctttttccttagggACACCTGAATCTCCTCCCGTGCTGCCTCCTGTAGCTTCAGCTTTGTGAGACGCTTTAATTCACATTCCTCTTCCACTCTGATggctaaaaataaatagataaacaaacgaGGAAAAGGAAGCCATCTGAGTGGCGTCCTCACCCAGCACTCCCTCAAAACTGAGCATCACACAGCAGGCAGACACTACGGAAGAACTGACAACTTGACTGAGGACAGACAGGAGGCACGGGTAGAGAACAAACTTAAAAGTTCCTGTGGTCACCGGGCGTGATGGCGCACaccctgggatcccagcactcaggaggcagaagaggatctctgtgagttcgaggccagcctggtctacaaagagaaatcctgtcaagagagagaagagagagagaaaaggaaggaggaaggaaggaaggaaggaaggaaggaaggaaggaaggaaggaaggaaggaaggaaggaaacggagaaagaagaaaactcaCATTGCACTGAAGGTAACATGCCATCCGTATTGGTTTCACATCTCTTGAGCTTCACAGGATTACCAAACGCAATTTCTCCCAAGAAAGGCAACCTTACATTCGTTAAGTTTGTATACCAGATCTTTGTGAGCTCTGCAAGGTCCCATGGTTCCTGTCTGAGGCAAAATGTCATGAACTTATTTAATCAGTTTTCACTGTGTGAAATACAATGTCTTGCTACCTGTCCGTCCACTTTCGCTTATGGAAGATTTTCCAGAATTACTACCCTAAATAGGAAGGAAAACCTattaattaacacagagacattTTGGTAAAGGACCAGAAAATATGAACTGTTCACAGTTCAGCAGCCTACAATTCCAGCCAATCCATGAATAAGATTATAAACAGAAATTATAAGCTACaagtcatttgttcattcatttttgacacagggtctcactgtgaaaccctggctagccttgaatttctgTGTAGACGGGGCTGACCTCAaattcccagagatctgcctgcttctgcctcctaagcactgggTCTAAAGGCTTTCAGCATCACACACAACTACACCATCTTTTACGGCTGACCAAATATCTCAAGCTGGTTATAGTAGTATATACTTCCAACCCTGAGAGTAGAGGGACACAGttataatcctagtacttgggagagagagacagggagaagggGGGCAGTGAGTTTGGAGAAAGCCTAGAATGTATACTAAGTTCCAGAGCAGCCTAGTGCACATGATAGCATAACAGAAGGAGAGGCCCAtccctggggaaatggctcagtgagtaagagcactggctgctctcggAGATGacttaggttcagttcccagcacggATATGGAagctctcaaccatctgtaaccccagtttcaAGGGCTCCAGCAGGCACACAAGCAAAATATTCAGacttataaagtaaaataaatgaatctaaaataaaataagaacaacaaagGGACAAGTAGGACTCAGTGTAAGCGTGCTTGCTGCTAACCCTGACTACCTGGAATTCACCCCTCAGGACCTGCAAGGTGGGAAGAGAGCCATGGCTTCCAGAAATGGTCCTCTGATCTCCACTcctgcccacccacccccacactcGTACAaatgttctaaaaacaaaacaaaaaacaacaacaaaacccccaaagcaaacaaacaaacagattcttccagggctggagagatgtctcagaggttaagagcactgtctgctcttccagaggtcctgagttcaattcccagcacccacatggtggctctcaaccctctataatgtgatctgatgccctcttctggcatgcaggtgtacaggAAGATAGAGCGCTCATAcgtaaactaaaaaaaaaaaaatcacaatgatgTAGTAACAAAAATGATCACAGActttgagatggctcagccagtaaaagtGCTTGCAGCAAGATTGATGATCCAGGCTTGATCCCTAGGATCCCTAACTGATGGGGGAAGAACCAGCTTCCTTAAGTTGTCTCTGAACTCCGACATGTGTGTGGTGTGGCGTGgcgtgtgaacacacacacacacacacacacacacatgcattcacatgcacaaatgaatattttaaataaaagttattgAAAACACAGAAATCACCTCAAAGTCTATGAATAAAGAAATACCTAGGCatctggagaggtagctcagccaCTGAACTGTTTACCCAGTGTGCACAGGagcctggcttcaattcccacgTAAAAACagcatttcctatttttttttttcatagagttCTGTACTGTGTTAGtggtgtgtggtgggggaggggagttggAGTGCTTTGtgacttcttttgttcttttgtttgtttttactaacTGCCTAGGAAGTGCTTCAatttataatcctcctgcctccgcctcccaagtgtctgggattataggctgtGCCACCTGATCCAGCTAAAACTACCCCTAGAACTGTACCTTCCCATAGTCCATGGTCTGAACACACAGCAACTGACACAACTAAGCCG encodes the following:
- the C3H4orf36 gene encoding uncharacterized protein C4orf36 homolog, translating into MAYGLPRRNTVQTILKGSCYNVQEPWDLAELTKIWYTNLTNVRLPFLGEIAFGNPVKLKRCETNTDGMLPSVQSIRVEEECELKRLTKLKLQEAAREEIQVSLRKKKAGLRRPLQPK